The Pseudomonas sp. Bout1 genomic sequence CCTGTTCCAGAGCGAGTCTGGCGCGTTGGGCATCCAATGTAGCCAGCTCCTCCAGCAGATGCTCTCGACTGCCGAGACCAATATTTCCACTTAGGTCAGCTGCTGCTGGGTATTTCTCTTCATCCAATACGTGAAGCAAGGTAAGAGGCGCGTTGAGTCGCTGCGACGCCCATGCTGCGTAGTCGCAGACCGCCAATGAGGATTGTGAGTTATCAATACATGCCATTACGTGGGTCATTGTCGATCTCCTTAGTGGCTCATGAGCTTGTCGATGGCGCCAGGTTTGTCATGCACGCCAAAGCGGTCAACGATTGTGGCGCTGGCCTCATTTAGACCCAGCACTTCAACCTCGGCGCCCTCGCGACGGAACTTGATTACCACTTTATCCAGCGCGGCGACGGCGGTGATATCCCAGAAATGCGCCTGTGTCAGATCGATGGTGACCTTGTTGAGCGCTTCCTTGAAGTCAAAAACTTCGGTGAACTTGTCTGCCGAGCTGAAGAACACCTGGCCTACCACGCGGTAAGTCCGATGCGACTCCGTCTCTTCAAGACTGCTCTTGATATCGAGGTAATGTCCGACCTTGTTCGCAAAGAACAACGAAGCCAGCAGTACGCCGACCAACACGCCGTAAGCCAGATTATGCGTTGCCACGACCACCACAACGGTCGCGACCATGACGAGGTTGGTCGACAGTGGGTGCTCTTTCAGATTGCGCAAGGAATCCCAGCTAAAGGTGCCGATGGATACCATGATCATCACAGCAACCAATGCAGCCATCGGGATCTTGGAGAGCCATTCGCCGAGGAAAACGACCATCAGCAGCAAGAAAATGCCCGCGCACAATGTGGAGAGACGGGTACGTCCACCGGATTTCACGTTGATGATCGACTGGCCGATCATGGCGCAGCCTGCCATACCGCCGAGCATCCCGGCAGCGATGTTGGCAATGCCTTGACCCTTGCATTCACGGTTTTTGTTGCTGGTGGTATCGGTCAAATCGTCGACGATGGTCGCGGTCATCATGGACTCAAGCAGACCTACTACGGCCAAGGCGGCTGAGTACGGGAAGATGATGCGCAGAGTTTCAACGTTCAGCGGGACTTCAGGCCACAGGAAAATCGGCAGCGTGTCCGGCAGTTCGCCCATGTCACCCACAGTGCGGATATCCAGACCGAGGTAAATAGCAATGGCCGTCAGGGCCAGGATGCACACCAGCGGCGAGGGAATCAGCTTGCCGATCTTCGGTACATACGGAAACAGATAGATTATTCCGAGGCCCACTACGGTCATGGCGTAAACGTGCCAGGTCACGTTGGTCAATTCAGGTAACTGCGCCATGAAAATCAGAATCGCCAATGCATTCACAAAGCCTGTGACTACCGAGCGCGAAACAAAGCGCATCAGAGAGCCCAGTTTCAGGTATCCAGCGAGGATTTGAAGCGCCCCGCAGAGCAAGGTGGCTGCCAGCAAATACTGAAGCCCGTGATCTTTTACCAGGGTGACCATCAGCAGTGCCATCGCACCGGTAGCTGCCGAGATCATGCCGGGTCGACCGCCGACGAAGGCGATGACAGCACAGATACAGAAGGAGGCGTAGAGACCGACCTTGGGGTCGACGCCGGCAATGATAGAGAAAGCAATGGCCTCCGGGATCAGCGCGAGCGCGACCACGATCCCCGCGAGCACGTCTCCACGGACGTTGGAAAACCACGTTTGTTTGAGCGATTGCAGCATCAGAATATCCAAGGCAATGCACCACACGCACACCAGGCAGATGGCGAGCGCGTCGATACGAATTCAAGTTGTGAGGATTATTTGGCTGTGTGCCTTGGGTGTAAAAACCGGGCATACAGCAGTACGCGACCGCGAGCGAAACTAGCGGAAGCGAGATGTTGCGAGGGGGCGTAGCGCTAAGGCGGCGTAGGCTGCCAGTAGATCGTTTGGAGTACAGTCATGCTGGTGTTCCTGTAGCTCAAGAGGTATGGCTGAGCGATAAAGTATACAGTGAAGATATCGTCAAATGCGACCTGCTGCCTCGTTTGGGTCAGTTCTTCCAGCCGTGCTGATCTCCCTAGGGCAAGTCTTTCTAGATTAAACCGCGACGAACTCCGCTGTCAGGCAGTGTACACATGGTGGAGAGATCAATTCAGATCCTCCTGGGGTCGATAGAGAAATCGGAAAAAATCGTACGCTAAGCATTCGGCCTGTCAGGTTGAGGCCATAGAGATTGACGCCTTGGCGTCAGAAAATGCAGAAAGCGGCCCTAGTCTGACGCGGTGCCAGTGAACCGCCTGACGCCGAGTTGAAGCCGTAAACTCAGCAACCTTCGATCAACTCGCCGAACAGTTCCTTAACCTTTGCACGTGCCTCGACCAGCGCAACTTGGCCTTGCTCAGTGATCTCATAGACACGCCGTTCACGTCGCCCGGTGCGTTCGTGGCGTGAGGTCAAATAGCCCTTCTTTTCCAGCCCGTGCAGCATTGGGTATACCGTCCCGGCGCTCAGCTCGTAGCCGTGTCGTTGCAGTTCTTCGATGATTCCCAGTCCGAAGACGGGCTTCTCGGCTGCATGGTGAAGTATGTGCAGGCGGATCAACCCGCCGTACAGGTCTTTATCTGTCATTTTTCGTGCCTCACAGCGCGATACTCAACAGCCAACCCGCTGCACCGCTGCCGACGACAACTAGCCACGGCGGGAGCTTCCAGAACATCAGTGCGACAAGGGCGACCAGGGCCAAGACAAAGTCTTGCGGCTGAAATATGGCGCTAGTCCATACAGGGTGATAGAACGCGGCCAGCAGCAGGCCAACCACCGCCGCATTGACCCCAGCCAGCGCGGCTTGCATGCCTGTATTGCGACGCAGACGCTCCCAAAATGGCATGGCTCCCACAACCAGCAGAAAAGAGGGTGCGAAGATAGCCAGTAGGCACACAATACCGCCGACCCAGCCAGAGGGAGCGGTGCTCATCGAAGCACCAAGGAACGCGGCGAATGTGAACAATGGGCCGGGCACCGCTTGAGCCGCCCCGTACCCCGCGAGGAAGGATTCATTACTGACCCAGCCGGAGGACACCACTTCGGCTTGCAGCAGCGGCAACACAACGTGGCCACCACCGAACACTAGTGACCCCACACGATAGAAGGCGTCCACTACCACCATCGTTGGACTTGGCAGCAATTTTGCCAAGATCGGTAGGCCAATCAGCAGGGCAAAAAATAACGATAGCCAAAGTGCGCCGGCCCGGTGACTGACCGTGATAGGTAGTGGGTCGTGCTCAACAGTATGTGCTGGCTTGAACAATAGTCGGCCTATGATGCCTGCGGCAGCAATCACACCAACCTGCCCCCACGCGGACGGTACGAGCAGGACAGCACAGGCGGCAATCGCCATTATTGTGACTCTCAGCCCATCCGTACACAGGTTGCGCGCCATGCCCCATACCGCTTGGGCGACTACGGCAACGGCCACCACTTTTAGGCCATGCAACGCGCCCGGCGAAACGGAATCCCCATAGTTGGAAATGCCCAGCGCGAACAGGATTAAAGCTACGGCCGAAGGCAGCGTAAAGCCTGTCCAAGCAGCCAGCGCCCCGCTATATCCAGCCCGTGATAGCCCCAACGCTATGCCGACCTGGCTGCTTGCTGGGCCTGGAAGAAATTGGCACAGCGCCACTAAATCAGCATAGCTGCGTTCAGACAACCAGCGCCGTCGTGTGACGAACTCGTCACGGAAATAGCCTAAGTGCACGATGGGGCCGCCGAAGGAGGTCAATCCAAGTCGTAGAAAAATAAGAAAAACCGACCATGGGCTGCGGTCATCGGTGGAGGTATTAGTCATGCGTTGGCCTACCTGATTTTCCACAGATTAATCCATAATAATCGAACTTCGATAACGAAATTCGATTTTATAGCTGCCCAAAACAACTGGAGTACCGTGCAATTCGTACTGGGTGTCGCAATGCAAGTAATCGATGTTGTGCTAGCCGCTGGTTTTGTCTGCTAGCACAGTTCATTAGCAAAACACGCTTGGCCTTAGCGTACGATTTTTTCCGTTTTCTCTATTGCCCCCCTCCTGGTCACTCCGAATGCAAATAACTGGTCAAGAATGCAGCCGGCTGGTCAATAACGGCGCCAATGGGTGGTCAAGTTGCGCAATGGTTTTATCGAGTCGGATGCCTGGGAAGAGGGCTCTGAACGGAGCTAGTCGGGCTTACGTTGGTTTTTGGTTCCATTGCTCCCCAAACCCCAATCACGCATGGCTTCATAAATGGCTTCCCCTTTAATGATGCATTGGCGTGTTCGGCTACGCCTCAGCGGCTGTCGTGAACCAAGCCCCGGCCAAGAGCGCGCCGGGTCTTGGCCCTTCGGGCTTCCATCCTCACGCCTTCGCCCGTAAACGGGCTGCGCGCTCCGCTTGCCTCCGGTCGCAAGCGACCTGCGCACCGTCCTGCAGGACGGTTTGCCCGCACTCCGCGAGTGACCAGGTAGCCCGCCGTCATCGTTTGGTAGCGAACGCCCCGATGTTCTATCCGCCGCTGTGCCTTGCCTGCAAGGTGCTTTCGCGGCATATCCTCGGGCGATGAAACTGCCCTCCGGTATTCCACGACACCTTGCACGCGGCCCGTCTCTGGATAGAACGGGCTTACCGCGACCAACCGAAGCCGACGAGCAGATCCACCACCGGCAGCGCGCTCCAATGCGAAGGGGTTTTGAGGCTCGCTGCGCGAGCGCTGTTAAAAGGATTTGTTTCCCGCTCTAACGCTCGGCATTCGGAGCAGATCAGAAAGCCAGCGGCGTCAAGCACACCGGCTAAAAACTTGATCAGGAAGGCGCGTGCTGACGTGCTGTCATGTCCACACCAACGGCGCGCATCACGGCCAGCATGGTTTTCAGCGTGGGGTTCCCTTTCTCGCTGAATGACCGATAGAGCATTTCGCGGGACAGGCCGGATTCCTTGGCAATTTCGGTCATACCCTTGGCTCTGGCAACTATGCCGAGCGCTTTAGCGATGTGGCCCGCATCACCAGATTCAAAGGCGTCAGCCATGAAAACGGCAATGGTTTCAGAATCAACCAGCGCCGCCGCTGGGTCATAGTCATAAAGTGGCTCGTTCATTCATTGTCGCTCCAATCTTTTGCAAGGATTTTGGCCGTTTCAATGTCGCGGGATTGCGTGGCCTTGTCGCCTCCACACAGCAAAATCACCAGCTCATCGCCGCGTTGCTGAAAATACACCCGATACCCCGGCCCATAGTGAATACGCAACTCGCTAACGCCTTGGCCAACTGGGGAGACATCCCCCATCAGTCCGTTTGCTACCCGGATGACCCGAGCGGCAATCGCGGCCTTTGCAGTCCTGTCTTTGAGTTTGCTTTCCCAAGTGCGAAACGTCGCGGTCTGTTTGATCGTTTTCATAGGTGCATTGTAGCGTATAAATCACACTCAGTCAGAGACTATTTGTACAATGTGATTGTACAAACAGTTGACAGAATGCAGGGCAAATGAGACACTAAAACCGTCGAAGCAATCAGCCTCGACACTGGGCAAAGCGGCGGCAACCGCTCCAGTAAATCTGCGAAGGAGATACACCATGGCTAGTGCAGCTCAGATCACCAGCGTTGAAAACTGCCTTTCCCATAATGACCTTTTCGCCTTCTGGAATGGTCGCCCTAAAGGCGATGCCCCCGTATCCGACTATGATCCCGCAGCAGTGATCGACGCTCACCAGAAGGAAGCTAGCCGTTGCTGTGGCTGTTACTTTGAGTTGTACGAGGCCATCTTGCTGCGCGGTCTTCGTAATGAGCTGGATAAGCTCGAAGGCGCAGATAAGCTCGCGTTTCAACAGGCGCTGTGGGTTAGCCGGATCAAGGTTGATGATGAGGCAATCGCAGAAGCAGAGCAGGCCGAAAGCGAATGCATGGATGAAGTACGACGCGACCAGGAGTAATCACCAGTGCCCCGGCCAGCTGGGGCATTGCTGCAATGAGGGGATTTTATGCCTGTCGTAGCTATCACCAGCCTTGCTGGAATACTCCGATTCGTTCGACGTCGAAGACCTGCAAACCTTGTTCGGGGAATTGTTGATCGAGGCCAAGGAGAAAGGAGCGCTAGACCTTCCAGCACCCGAAAATAACGGCCTAGCCATTGAATGCACGAGCGTAGGCCGGGTTTCCCCGGACTGGCGAGATTAGCCAATTAAGGGCCAGCGAGTGTGGAAATTCTCGCACGAGAGAAAATGTTAGTAATATTAGATTTTACAAATGGTTGACGTATTCGAAGTGATTTGAGATAATAACCACGTCGAAGCAATACTGCCTCGACACCCCGGAACACGCGGCGGCAACCGCTCCGGGGCCATCTGCGAAAGAGGCAACATCATGACGACTACAATCGAGCAAGTTTTCTATCAGCCGGGACAACACTGGGTTTGGGCCTACGCGGAAAAATCAGCCTCCGGCGAATGGGTTGACCAGTGCGGGGCCAACCTTGAAAAGCTCGCCGGCCGTTATCCGGGCATGGAAATCATCACCAGTGATGAAGCTGTCGCCAAGATCGAAGCCCTCAGCAAAGCGGCCCCCATCCTGATCGATGCAGAAGCCTATGACGACGCGCTCAACATGCTCCCGCCCATGGGCTGGGTTCATGACTGCGACGCCTCTTCATTCAAAATGAGCGAACGCACAAACGGTCGAATCACCCGGATCTATGTTCGCCTCGGTCGTCACTGTTTCCGTTTCTCGGCTGAATACACCATGTCGCACGCCGATGCAGTTGCCACCGTTCGTGCAGCTGCGCCGAAACTTCTCGCGGCGCAAGTAGCGACCGCCTAAACCAGACCGGGAGCGGTTAGCCGCTCCCCCTGCAAAGGCCATGAACATGACCCGCAATGCTGCAATTGCCCTAATCAAGCTCGCCGGATACCACGGCGACACCAAGACCGCCATGCGGATCTACACCGAAAATCGCGTCAGTCATACGGCCTACCCCGAGGCATATGCTCGGGGTGGCCAGCTCAAGCAAGAAGGCATGGCCTGCACTTGTTTCGAATGTAACCCGCGATAAACCCAATAACCTCGGCATCAGCGGCGGCAACCGCGCCGGGGTTCTGCGAAGGAAGGACATCATGAGCGTAACCATCGTCAGCGACACCCACATCACCGCCCTAGTCGCATTCGCATTAGGCGAGAACTGGCACGCGCCCGAACAGCGAACGGAGGCACAGCGCATCGCTGATTGCCTCAAATCCACGAATGTGGACGCGTACAACGAAGTAAACATGGACGAACCCGGCATTGATGAGCCGCCTTGCGTTTTGGTCGCTGGCCAAGTCATTCCGACAGCTTTGCAGGCACTCAAGCTGATCGAGTTCTACGAGTCTCACGCTAGCGAATTTGGTGGTTACTTCTACAACACCGCAGCATATGAAATTCGCTCGATGGGCGCCCAAGCCATCGCTCAGCTCGACGGCTACGCCGCCGCGCCGTTCACCCTTTGACCTGATCACGCGGCGGGGCAGATCCCGTCGCTTCTGCTGGAGGTGGTATGAAAAAATTAACGTTCACCCACGCGGGCCAGGTCATTCGCAATCCGTTTTTCTCGGCTTGCGGCCAGCACCAGGTTAATCCGATCGAAGCCTACGGCTTTGAAAGCGTCGAGACGGGTGGCGGCTTGACCTTGCCGATGGCCATCACCTGTTGTTGACGGATAGCAGCGGTTGCTATGAGCCGGATCTAGAAGACTGGCCGCACGCTCTGGCCTTATTGAACACTGAGACTGGCGATGAGGTTTGCTGTGTTTTCGCTCGGGAATTGCTGAGGGTCATCGAGTAATTCCGCGTTTCCTATTGAAATCTGTTGTGTAACTGCCCTGCTACTTGCTCAGATTTCAACGTAGATCGCCCGCTTCGGCGGGTTTTTCTGGTCTGGCTCGATGGGTTGCATGTGTTCCAGGGCGTGCCCCCTTCGAGGTACGGCTGTCGTGAACCAAGCCCCGGCCAAGAGCGCGCCGGGTCTTGGTCCTACGGGCTTCCATCCTCACGCCTTCGCCCGTGAACGGGCTGCGCGCTCCGCTTGCAAAAGGGGACGTACTACCAAAAACTCTATCGTACGATACATGGGAAAATCCCCCCGGTCCGCACCCGTGCGGGCACCGCACCGCTCAGCGATCAAGGTCAGTGCCAGGCTCAGGAAATCACCCTGCGCTCGGGCAAACAGCCGCCACGATCCGTGGACAGCCGCACCGCTCGCTCTTGGCCTCTTGCGGGCCTCGCTCGCTCGATGATTTTGCGTGCGCTTCCCGGGGCGGCTCGATGTCTTCGACGACCAAAGGGGTGCCCCCCTTAGATCCGCAGACTTAATGCCTCCGGTCGCAAGCGACCTGCGCGCCGCCACCAGGGCGACTTGCACAGGCCGGATCCGAAAGCCTGACAGACTGGGCTAATCAGCCCTCCGTCACCGGCGCCGGTTTTGCCTCGGTGTCATCTTCGGCGGGATCAACTTCAACGAAGTCTTTCGAGTCGATGAATTTCACCTCGCATTCAACACACGCGAGTTTGCCGCTTAGCCCCGGCTTGCCCCACACATTTAGGCGGCAGCTCGGACACATATATTTGCGTTTGTTTTTGGGGTCATCCTTACTCGGTTCGGGCTGGATCAAACCGGCAGAAGTCAGCCCGGCGATGTCAATCGTTGGATCCTCCGGCGATGGGGTTCCCGGCTCGCCGTCTGGCCCATACATGACAAGGCTCATTGGTACACGTTTGGCTACGATGTCGATCCACGACAGCATTCGCCCCTGCGTAATCAGCTCTTTACATGTCACATCGAAGGGGCCGCCTTCGATTATGTAGTGCGTCATCTGCTGGCCATGCCGCTTCCCTCCGGGTTCGCCGGTATGGCTCGGCATCAGCCCCACGGATTCCATTTTGTCTGCCCATTCGGCGTTGTGATAGCCGCCGCGTGAGCGCTTTCCAAAGTGTGCTTGCCATTGATGAACCTGTTCATGCACCAACGTCGATAGCGTCTGCTCAACACGTCGATGCGCGAAGTACGCCGGATTCAAAGCCAGCTCATCACTTTTCCCATCGCCGTTCCGGCGCAGGAAACGCGACTCCGAGTAATACCCGAACGTGTTGCTTTTGCGCTGCAACGTGAACAAGCAGCCCGGAAGCTGGCCAGCGAACAAAACCTCATTGAAAAAGGCGTATGCCCCCGCGATTTCCTCGTACAACTCTTCACTCGGATTAATCATCAGCCGTCCTTTTCTCGCACGCGAGAATCGCCCCCTGGCCCGATCGACCAGCGGCCTAAAGTGGGGGGAAAACAAAGTTTCATCTGTATCGTACGATACATGAGAAAGCCGAAAAAAGGGGGCGTACCCCCTTACATACCCATCGCCAGACGAGCACCGACAAAACCGCCGCCGATGCCAGCGGCTAATGCCGTGACTACCGCAACCGCTGCCAGCACCCACAGACGCCGCTTCATCTGCTCAGCGGCCAGAATCATCGAGGAACCGCCACGGTTCAACTCGTTGCCGAGTTTCGCCGCAGCGGCGCGGGCTGCTTGCAGCAGCTCGCCTTGGCCACGCTCCAGCACCGATTCAAAGTTCATCTGCGTATGCAGCAAGGCTTTGCCCGCAGCATCGCTAACCGCTTGCTCGCAGTTAGCTCGCAGCTCGCCGCTTACTTCGTCCAGCTTGCGCACCAAGACGTCAATTTCTTCAAGCATCTGAACCGCCAGCGCTTCGCGCTGTGTAGTTGGGTCTTTGCTTGCCATGGCTACCTCACTTCACCTTGCCGAATAGCACCCGATACACGTCATCGAGGTTTTGCCAGGCCGACTTCGCGAGGCGTTGAACGGACACCATGCGGACGGCGTGTTGCTTGTCGTCGTCATTCGACGCCGTGCGCAATTGCGAACGGTAATCCGTGGTGTCTTCTACGACTTCGGCAATGTTCTTTTTCAAAGCTCGAAGACGCTCGAACACTTCGTTCGAGAAGATCACCGCATCAGGTTTAAGCGTGAATTTTTTCTCTAGCGCGTGAAACCCGAACACGGCGCTGAACAACTCCGGCAGTTCGTCTGCTTCGTCGATGTCAACTTTGTTGAATACGACCAAGATCCGCTTTGCTGGGACGCCAAGGGCAGCCAACGTTTTCACCGTGTTGATGGTGTCGGCCTGTTGCTTCTTTTCGGCCACGGCTGGCACCAAGAAATAATCAAATTCCTCATGTGAACCTGCGAACTGGCCCATGTATTTCACGAAGTCTTCGACGTTCGAAGCTCCGACATCGACTACCGCGTCGTCGATGGTCATCAGCCACGCTTGCAGCTCGCCAAACTGGCGACCTTTCAAACGCTCGATATCTGCTGTGTTGTCAGACGCGCCCGCGTTGATCGTCTCGATGGCGTACCGATGCGCTTTCATCCGTGGCGACAATAGCTGGTCTGAAACTGTGGTCTTGCCGGTGTTACCGCTGAAATTCATGACTGCAACTTTCATGTGTTTCTCCGTGGTCGCTTGCCCGCATTTTCATACCGGGCCATTTCCGAGGCGTTCGCATCATCCCCAGGATTCATGATCTTGCTCAACTCACTCGGCCCTGGTGCCGCGTTCGTTGTTTCTGTATCTGGCTCTATATCGTACGATACAGAAGCGGGTTCAGTTTCTACCCGTGTCGCCTTCTGCTCATCGGCTGGCCGTGGTGCGTTTGGCTGTTTTCCTTCCTTGAGCGACTTCCTGTAGCGATACAGGTAGCTCTTGAATGTCTCCATGCTAATCTCAATTCCTTGAGCTTTGAGCACGTCCAAAATTGCCTGCCGTCTCACCCCAGCTTTTAGCTGGGCCTCGATTATTGGCATCACTTTGCGCGTCTGCGCTGCCTTGGTTTCTGGTTCAACTGCCTTGAGCGCAGCCTCTAGATCGACCTTTGCCATTATTGCACCCTATTTGCACCCTTCCTACCTCTTTACTGCATTCTACTCGCCCCCTAAATGCAATCAAGTTAAACCTTTCTTGTAGTCATTCTGTAGTCTTCTTGCACCCTTCCTGTCCTCTACCTACTACGGCCTTCGGCCTAAGTCACTTTTACGCCCTTTTAAGAGCATGATTTTTGCTCCTTAACAGGATCAAAATATCAATACACAACACGCACCTCCCTTGCGGTAGGTCAGAGCCGCTAAGGGCGCGGCTTTCAAGCACATAGCACCTATGAGGTGCGATATACACTTGTATTACATTTATCAATTTTTCCCCAGCATTGTTTAGTGTTTTGCGTATTACAAGCGATATACACTACCATGAGTGCGCTGAACCTTCGAAAAAACGGCTGTTTTCGGCACCATCCAAGAGGGGAAACCGTGGGAAAGACATTACCTATCCGACTCAATGATGAGCAGGTCAAACGGCTCGAAGAAGGCGCGGCACTAGCCGGGTACAAGCACATATCGACCTACGTGCGCGCCCGCCTCTTTGACCAGGTGAAAGAAGAACGTTCGCAAGGTGGCGTCGATCAGTGGGCCACTCTTGAGCGGTTCGGCTTCCAGCTCGACAGCATCGAGCGACACCAAGCTTTGCAGCAAACACTGTTGGCGGTCGCGGTCTATCTACTGCGCAAAAGCCACACCCAAGGGACATTGAACGGACTGCGCGCCGAGCTGGCCACCCTCGGCGCAGCTCACGAAGTGATCGATGCATTGCTGCCAGATCTAGCCCCCGACTTCGAACGTCTATCGGGTGACGACTGAAT encodes the following:
- a CDS encoding addiction module antidote protein — protein: MNEPLYDYDPAAALVDSETIAVFMADAFESGDAGHIAKALGIVARAKGMTEIAKESGLSREMLYRSFSEKGNPTLKTMLAVMRAVGVDMTARQHAPS
- a CDS encoding SprT-like domain-containing protein, with the protein product MINPSEELYEEIAGAYAFFNEVLFAGQLPGCLFTLQRKSNTFGYYSESRFLRRNGDGKSDELALNPAYFAHRRVEQTLSTLVHEQVHQWQAHFGKRSRGGYHNAEWADKMESVGLMPSHTGEPGGKRHGQQMTHYIIEGGPFDVTCKELITQGRMLSWIDIVAKRVPMSLVMYGPDGEPGTPSPEDPTIDIAGLTSAGLIQPEPSKDDPKNKRKYMCPSCRLNVWGKPGLSGKLACVECEVKFIDSKDFVEVDPAEDDTEAKPAPVTEG
- a CDS encoding PadR family transcriptional regulator: MTDKDLYGGLIRLHILHHAAEKPVFGLGIIEELQRHGYELSAGTVYPMLHGLEKKGYLTSRHERTGRRERRVYEITEQGQVALVEARAKVKELFGELIEGC
- a CDS encoding SulP family inorganic anion transporter — its product is MLQSLKQTWFSNVRGDVLAGIVVALALIPEAIAFSIIAGVDPKVGLYASFCICAVIAFVGGRPGMISAATGAMALLMVTLVKDHGLQYLLAATLLCGALQILAGYLKLGSLMRFVSRSVVTGFVNALAILIFMAQLPELTNVTWHVYAMTVVGLGIIYLFPYVPKIGKLIPSPLVCILALTAIAIYLGLDIRTVGDMGELPDTLPIFLWPEVPLNVETLRIIFPYSAALAVVGLLESMMTATIVDDLTDTTSNKNRECKGQGIANIAAGMLGGMAGCAMIGQSIINVKSGGRTRLSTLCAGIFLLLMVVFLGEWLSKIPMAALVAVMIMVSIGTFSWDSLRNLKEHPLSTNLVMVATVVVVVATHNLAYGVLVGVLLASLFFANKVGHYLDIKSSLEETESHRTYRVVGQVFFSSADKFTEVFDFKEALNKVTIDLTQAHFWDITAVAALDKVVIKFRREGAEVEVLGLNEASATIVDRFGVHDKPGAIDKLMSH
- the stbB gene encoding StbB family protein gives rise to the protein MKVAVMNFSGNTGKTTVSDQLLSPRMKAHRYAIETINAGASDNTADIERLKGRQFGELQAWLMTIDDAVVDVGASNVEDFVKYMGQFAGSHEEFDYFLVPAVAEKKQQADTINTVKTLAALGVPAKRILVVFNKVDIDEADELPELFSAVFGFHALEKKFTLKPDAVIFSNEVFERLRALKKNIAEVVEDTTDYRSQLRTASNDDDKQHAVRMVSVQRLAKSAWQNLDDVYRVLFGKVK
- the chrA gene encoding chromate efflux transporter; its protein translation is MTNTSTDDRSPWSVFLIFLRLGLTSFGGPIVHLGYFRDEFVTRRRWLSERSYADLVALCQFLPGPASSQVGIALGLSRAGYSGALAAWTGFTLPSAVALILFALGISNYGDSVSPGALHGLKVVAVAVVAQAVWGMARNLCTDGLRVTIMAIAACAVLLVPSAWGQVGVIAAAGIIGRLLFKPAHTVEHDPLPITVSHRAGALWLSLFFALLIGLPILAKLLPSPTMVVVDAFYRVGSLVFGGGHVVLPLLQAEVVSSGWVSNESFLAGYGAAQAVPGPLFTFAAFLGASMSTAPSGWVGGIVCLLAIFAPSFLLVVGAMPFWERLRRNTGMQAALAGVNAAVVGLLLAAFYHPVWTSAIFQPQDFVLALVALVALMFWKLPPWLVVVGSGAAGWLLSIAL
- a CDS encoding type II toxin-antitoxin system RelE/ParE family toxin; this encodes MKTIKQTATFRTWESKLKDRTAKAAIAARVIRVANGLMGDVSPVGQGVSELRIHYGPGYRVYFQQRGDELVILLCGGDKATQSRDIETAKILAKDWSDNE